ggagggaagaggtgaggtggggcgGAGTctcagggcagggccttggggagaaggggcggcACAGGGGAGGGGCCATGGTTCAGGCGCCaatgccccgcccccctgccttTAGGAAGCTTCTGCCACTCCTAGTGTAGCTGccatggggaaggagggcaggacggGGTAGCCACCTGAGTGCGTAGCTAAGGTGTCGGATGGGACTGTACTCCAGCTGCTAGCCCATCCTTGTGGCAGCAACCCGGTTATTTTGAGCACGCTAGCTTGATCAAAGCGAGGGTGTGTacatctacccaagctgggaattacaACGGCAGTGTGGATGGTCCTTAAGTACCTTACTCAAAATCACACAGGGAAAAtccagaatccaggtctcccccagtgcccccttcctcccctctttgagccataggcgccaactctgtgggtgctctaggGCTGGAGTACCCACAGGAAAAAAACGGTGGGTGCTTCCCCCCTAttggtccctccccctccctcccagcacctccagcctgctgtggatcagctgttccccagcatgcaggaggcactggggggagggggaggagcgaagGCGGGGCACGTTCAGGGGAGGGGACTGGAACcggcagggtgagggtggggccttgggggaagggatggagtggaggcgtggcctggggcaaagcagggtcgagcatcccccggcacattagaaagtcgTCGCCTTCGATTTCAGCTACCTGAGAGCACAGATGGTCCAATGGGAAAGGCTCTGGCTTAGGACATGGGCGAGTCAGtttcacctccctgctgggtcacAGGTTTCCTGTCTGACCTCGAGTTAGCCACTTAGCCTCTCTGCATCTCAGTCCCCCATCTGTAAGCCAGGGGATAATAGCGCTTCCCTACCTCTCAGGGGTGCTGCGAGGATCTATAGATTAGAAATTGGGAAGTGCTTTGAGCGCTACAGGTGAAAAGTGATTTATAGGAAGGCAACAGTATTATTAGTCTCAATGGAAGTAATCGGCTTGATCTGGAGCAAGGAAGATTTAGCCCAGATAtgtgggaaaactttctaacactTAAGGGGAGTTTGGCTCTGGAACAGGCGACCTACGGAGACTGAGGGACCCTcaccactggaggtttttaagaccaggttggacaaacacctgtcagggatgggctaggcGGATGCCCAGTCAAGCCTGACATTTCTAGGACCGTACCAGTGCCAAGTGGCTATGCCGTGTGGGTCCCTTGGTGGGCAAGGAGGTGAGAACTGgtgctgaagcttttcccacagtcagtGCATTTGTAAGGCTTCTCCGGCAGGTGCGATCGCTGATGGACCACCAGGTGGGAGCTCTGGCTGAAGCTTCTCCCGCACTGGGGGCACaggtagggtctctctcccgtgtgggtcCGCCAGTGCTTAACGAGGTCCGAGCGCCGGGCAAAGCTCCTCTGGCAGTCGGAGCACTGGTGGAGCCTGCCCTCCGCATGGGCCCTCTGATGGGTTGCCAGGGCCGGGCGGGAACCAAAGCCAACCCCGCAGTCGGGACAGAGGTAGGATTTCTCCTCTGTGTGGGTCCTCTGGTGGGTGATGAGGTTGGAGCGCTGGCTGAAGCCCCGCCCACAGTCGGGGCAGTGGTATggccgctccccggtgtgtgTCCTCTGGTGGGCATGAAGATTGGAGCTCTGGGCAAAGTCCTTCCCGCACTGGGAgcatttgtagggtttctctcctgtgtggatcctctggtgtTTGATCAGCACTGAGCTGTCCCGGAAGCTGCGCCCGCAGTCGGGGCACCGGTAGGATTTTTCCCCGGTGTGGGTCCGGCGGTGTACGATCAGCGTCGAGCTGGTGTTGAAATTTCGCTTGCAGACAGTGCAGGTGTAGGGGCGCTCCCCCGTGTGGGTCCGCTGGTGTTTGATCAGGTTGGAGCTCTggctgaagctcttcccgcaTTCGGAGCACCTGAAGGGCTTTGCCGCCGGATGGTGCAGAGGGGCCGAGCTTGGATCACAGCGCGCCTTGCGGCCCCTTGGCTCTGCTCGGCAGGCAGCCGGCACTGGGCTCTGCTCCGTACCAGTGCATGGAAGGGATTCCCCCTCTGAGAGGGCTCTCTGACATGCACTGACTTTGGAGCTGGTGGGTTGAGGGCTCTGCTCAGTGCTAATGCATGAAGAGAACTCCTCCTCCAGCGGGGTTTTGGGATGTGTATTTGGGGATGCTGGGCTCACCTTCAATCTTTTCCCCAGATCAGCTTCCTCCTCTGGGTCAGCTCCCTCTCGTGCATTGTGATTGGAGCCACTCAACCTTTGCACAGTGTTAGCACGTGGACGAGATTTCTCCTCTTGGTGCATTCGCCGATGCACATTGAGCTCGGAGCTGGTGTTGAACCTTTCCCCACAGTCGGGGCATTGATGGGGCTTCCCTGCTGGGTGGGATTCCCCATCGCTGGTCTCTGCCGAGCTCTGGCTGACATTTCCCCGGCTCTGGGTATCTTTACCGGGATCATCTTCCTGGAGGACCGTGGGCGTGGTTCTCACGCTGCCTTTAAAGGGCTTTGCCTCCTCATGGAGTCTCTTATGGGTAATCAGGTGGGAGCtctggctgaagcttttcccacagctgGCACACCTAAAgggtctctcccccgtgtggaccCGACGGTGCTTATTGAGGTCTGAGCGCCGGGTGAAGCCCCTCTGGCAATCGGGACAttcgtagggtttctctcccgtgtgggtcCTCTGATGGGTGATCAGGGCAGAGCGGCTGGGGAAGCTTTTCTCACAGTCTGGACATTTATAAGGCCTGTCGCCGGCGTGGCTCCTCCGATGGGTCAGGAGCTGGGCACTGGTGCCGAAGCCTTCTCCGCAATCGGGGCACAGGTGGGATTTCTCCTCCAGGTGGGTCCTCTGGTGGGAGATCAGGTTGGATTGCTGGCTGAAGCTCCGCCCGCACTCAGGGCATTTGTAGGGTCGCTCCCCAGTGTGGACCCGCTGGTGGGCACTGAGGTTGGAGCTGGTGCTGAAGTGTTTCCCGCAGTCGGTGCAGTGGTAGGGCCGCTCTCCGGTGTGGACCCGCTGGTGGGCGTGTAGGTTGGAGCTCTGGCTGAAGCCTTTCCCGCAGTGGGAGCACTTGTAGGGCTTCTCACCCGTGTGAGTCCGCCAGTGCTTGATCAGCACCGAGCCCTCGCTGAAGCTCCGCCCGCAGTCGGGGCAGCGGTAGGATTTCTCCCCGGTGTGGGTCCGGCGGTGCACGATGAGGGCCGAGCTGgtgttgaagcttttcccacagctggtgcatttgtagggtctctcacCCGTGTGCAGCCTCTGGTGCGTCAGGAGGTTGGAGCTTTGAGAGAAGCTCCTGCCGCAAACgctgcatttatagggtttctcagCGGTGACCACGTTGCTGTCTTGGGGTCCCTTGGGAACTCTCTGATGGCAGGCGGGTTTATCCTCTTGCTTCGCTTGGTGCTGCCTCCCTGACCTGCGCCGACTCTCCATGGCTTTCTCCCCCTCAGAAACAATCCCTTCGGATCTTCCCGAGAATGCCCCGTGTGGTTCCGCATGCTCCGGACCTCCCTGCCAGGGATTCGTCTCTTTGTTCTCACGCTTGAGCCCGTCAGCTGCCAGGATAAAAAGAGAGAATCTGAAGGCGAGTCATTCTCTGGGCTGGGAAGAAAGGAAACCTCAGCACTGTGGGTTGGGGAAACTCAATAAGGTGGAGAAGCTGACGCTGAATCCCTAAGAACACCTGGATCCTGGCACAAACAAGCTATTGTGCTTCCTACAGGGATCACGGAGCAGAATTAAGTGGCCTGTTCTATTTgggtggtcagactagatctgCATTTCTCCACCCGTGGGTCGGGACCCAAAATTGGGTCTCCAgaacataggcgccgactctgtgacACCTGCAGAAAACAAAAAGTGGGTTCTGGCAcagccgcaaaacagctgtttggagGCTTGCGGAGGGACGACGAGCAGCCAGcggtgggcaggcaggggactcggggagggggtgtagcgggggcaggaagaggtggagcaagggcggggcctcaggggagggggcagagcaggggcaggaagaggcggggtgagggcggagccttgggagaaggggtggagtgggagtggggcctcaggaggggggcagagcagggggaggaagaggcggagtgtgggtggggccttgggggaaggggtggagtgggggcagggccatagggcaaagtgggggtggagcacccccaggaaaagctagaagttggtgcctatgctccagaatgtttcaaagggtcgCGGCTCCAGTCCCACGGGGCTGGCTGGGCCCGGCTCGCCTCCCCGTTCCAGGCACTTCAACCTCCCAGCGCCACTCAGGTTTAGCCCAGCTGTCATGGCAACGGGAGCCTGGGTAGGCCAAACCTGACTGAGTGGCCCTGCAAGCCCATGAGCCAGGGCACAGCTCCACTCACACAGATTGGGTCCAGTCAGGGGCCGGGGCCAAAGCTGAGCTGCGCTGCTATCCCGGAGATCACAGTACCCGGAGcagagagccaagcccagccagccccacagcccgggagctgcaggagctgccactgtgggGCGAGTGCCGTGCAGGACCGAACCCCACCAGGGGGCAGGATCCGACTAAACtcaccccagggcctccacccccagactatttactgggtcgCGACAGGCCACAAACATTGACAAATGActcctgagcccaaaaaggttgagaatcactgggctAGAGGATCAGAATGATccttctgaccttgaaatctTTTTGGACAGGGTGGCTTATTTCACACACTTTACACGGGGTGTAAATGACAATGCAAGGTCACAGCGTGAGGAAGGCTGATGGTCTTGAGGTTAAGGAAAGGGGCAGGGCCGCAGGACACCTGGTTTCattccccagctctgctactcACTCCCTGTATGACCTTGGACGATTCACTTAGGCTGGGATGTTTAAAGGCGCCTATGCGAAATAGACATCCAACTTTCACTGAATTTCAGGAATAACTTCTTGATTAATTTTAATAACTCCCTTAGGTAACCTTTGAAAAAGCtagcctcagttcccatctgtgaaatgggaataatcgtccttcccccctccccccttcctgtctatttagactgtaaggtctttggggcagggactgagtcTCACTGTGTGTTTGTAGCGTGTCCAGATCTCAGCTGCAGACTCTAGACcctatgtaatacaaataatgcatAGAGTCTAAGACTATAAaaaaccattgtgatcatctagtctgacctcctggccagagaacccaggccatggaacttccccagaataattcctgtttgcactagagcatatcttttagaaaagcatccaatctggatttaaaaattgccagagaCAGATAATCCACCGCAATCCTTGACAAATTGCTCCAATGATTAATTATCCTCGCTATCGCTAAGTAAATCAATAGCAGAAAGGttccaggaaaaggaaaacaattagggtgaccagctgtcccaattttatagggacagtcctgatatttgggactgtgtcttatataggcacctattaccctccaccctgtcccgatttttcacacttgctatctggtcacctctAAGAACAATGCCAACAAACTAGTCCTACCACAGAGATGCCAAATGTAAGGTACATTTAGAGGTTCTTCACCATTATACCCAAAGTACTGGGTTGCTGGCTAGAGCTGGCAGAAAATTTTCGAATGGAACCGTTTTCTCACCGGGAAATATTTTGACAGAATTGAAATGTTCTGCGGGAATATTCCGATTTTATTGACACTTTCAACCAAAATCAGGCAGGTTTCTAGGGTCCTTGTTACAAGGCAGCCTTCCCTGGAGCAGAGGAGCATATTTAGGAAACACCATTCTCACTGTGGAAACATTTCAATGTTTCTGAAGCAAAATATTGCAGGACTTCAGTTTCACAACAATTTTCATGGTTTTGGCTTTTTGTCCCAATTTTGTCTAAAACGTTTCCCGAACACTCAAAATTTCACAGAACCAAAACTCTGCTCGCTAACCAGCTTTAGTGTGTGGTCCTCAGGATGCTATAAAGTGgcttaaaataaaaggaagtatttattcacacaacacacagtcaacttgtggagctccttgccagaggatgttgtgaaggccaaaactataacagggttcaaaaaagaactaggtaaatttatggaggataggtccatcaatggctattagccaggatgggcagggatgaggtccctagactctgtttgccagaagctgggaatgggtgataggggatggatcacttgatgatcacctgttctgttcactccctctgaagcacctggcattggccactgttggaaggcaggatactgaactagatggacctttggtctgtcccagtatggctgttcttattttcTAAAATGAGTTTCACTCCTATCCCCAAGCGTACTTCTGTCCCCGAGAAGGTGCCAGAGAGTCTAAGgagtccactagggactttgctCCTGCCCAGAATTTTAAGTGGAAGATGatcagacactatggtgatgggtgaCTGTAGAGAACTGATAGCTAAAGATGAAGCAGGAGAGGAGCTCTCACAATGCCAGTTGAGAAGCGTGAGCTGTGGGGGAAGGTCTACTTTCTAGGCTCTTCTGCTCCCTCCCGTTCCCAGTTCTGGATTTGTACTAGGAGTCTGTGgaaccagatccttagctggtgcacATTGGCACTGCTCCACTAATGTCAATGGAGCTACCcagccaagattttccaaagctGCTGAATTTTGGATGATTAACTTGACGCACCACAAAGAAGCCCTGATTTTTCGGAGGATAAGTTCTCAgccctttttgaaaatctggccctgttaagaaggacactgaaaatcattaAGTCACTTTGCAAAATCTTGGCTCAGCTAAGGAGCTGGGCGACTGTTCCAGTGACGCCAACATCTGATTTTTATCTCCAGTCTCACAATGTTTAGTGTTTTCCTCAAAGCCCCAGAGTCAGATGATTATTAAAGAACCTCtcctttcattttttcttttaaaaaaagtacatttctagccctcgAGGTtaaagagaaaagcttgaaaacttgttTCTAGAGtctcaaaacccagaaggcaaataataaatgataataaaacaataattattactaataataacaaaataaacaacaaaattaataataataatgtgtttATTATTTAAAGCCTCATTATTTGAAAGCAGCCTCGTGATTTTGgggggctggctggttcttgaaTGATTTCAGCTGGCAAATACAGGGGGCCTGCAGTCCAGCACCAAACAGGGCATCTTGCTCTCTAAGTAGCTTCTTAGGGGTCAGGCTGCAAAATACTCAGCTGCTGTATTGACCTACATCAAGGTTCCTTGACTGCCTTCCCTGAGCTGTTTGCTCATTGCACCTACCACCAATCCCCTTCCCAGCACTTACCTGGATTCATACCGAGAGGGCCCTGTGCCCAAGCACCCAGGGGTAATTGGGGAGCAGCCCCAGCCAACCAGAGATGCTTCTCTGATGCACCGGGGgtatcccatttgccttttgTGTTTCCATCACAGAGGCACTGTGGGAAATGTAGTCTCCACTGCAAGGCGTAAAGACACGTACTCTTTGTTGCGGAGCAAACCCCGAAGGGCAGTCTGTGTTGCAGAGAACTATGGGAAGTGTAGTCTCCCTTGCCATGCACCAGCGGGTTACATCGCAAGGCattgtgggagatgtagtctcTGGGCCTGGGCCTGATCAGAAACGTAGTGTTTGTGGCGGAGCATTATGGGGAAAGCCGTATGCATGGCAGAGTATTATGGGAAGTGTAGTTTGCATTGCAGGGCAGTATGGGAAATGAATTTCTGGGAGGCATGAGGACTGTTTGATTgtgatgtgctggagaggaggATGTGGAGGGGAGGGTGGCATCCCAGCTTTAAGAAAGAAATTGAGCCCTCCAGGATAACAGAGGGAGGAATTGTTTGCCTGCAGTGAATTCACCATTAGTTAATTCATTTTATACACCCAGTCCAAGTGCCTGGAAGAAATGTGTTAAGAGCAGGATGTGAACCCAACCTCCACCTGCAGACCAGAATACCCAGCTCAAGAAAGGCACACAGATCCTTAAGCACAGTCTCTTTGATCACTTAGCTAGCCTGATGCCTAGGACAGGAGCTCTATCTCTGGATTTCACGGAGCCTTGAGGAAATGTCACATTCCTTGCTAGGGCTGTGATGGAGGCTTATTTTTCTTGGTGGGCTCATTACAGGCTGAAGAAGTTTCTGAAGATGAAGGTTGTGATGTGGAGCAACTTGCACTGCTGGGTTGGTCTCCTTGTATTTAAATGTAGATACACAAATACATCCAATCtacctgtctctctctgcctgtcctTGTTTGTCTCTTTCACTGTCTGACTTTGTTTCTCTTTGTGCATGTCTCGATTTCCTTTATGTTGTTGTAGACGCGTTGGGGATATCAGAGAgaggaggtgggtgagggaatacctttgattggaccaacgtctgttgatgagagagagacGCTCttgagccacacacagctcttctgcagggctgggctccgggtaagcttgaaagcttgtctctctcaccaacagaacttggtctattaaaagctattacctcacccgccttgtctctctctttcctttgtcATTCTCTTATAGTAAACTTGGTACAACACTTACTTGTATCAGGATAAAGGTGCTTATATCAACATAGCTTTTGCATAGTAGTTTCAAAGCTGcagtaagtcaatgttcagttgtaaacttttgaaagaaccaccataatgttttgttcagttatgaacatttcagagttacgaacaacctccgttCCCGAGGTGTTTGAACTTGGAGGTTCTGCTGTGTTCCTGATTTATATTAGCATGAGAAGGGAACTGAGCTTCATATTTTCCTCTCAAGCTGTGCTGTAAGTTAATTGGCCTTGTTTTGTGGGAAAGCAAGAAAGGATAGAAATAATTCTAATACCTGTTACTTCCCCCTATTGTTGGGGTAAAGCCTTACTGCTTTAATgtaaggggaaggggtgggtgaTTCGGGGTCTGAAGTTCTGACTTTTGATCCCCACTAACAGCTGTGATGTTATAGCTGCACACACAGGAGCTTCCCAGTGCCTCTCCACCTAGGTACTTGGGTGGCCCCCTGTCACCAGAGTGTCTAGGCACTTGATACACCCAGGCCTGAAAATTTGGCTCCAGCAGACATCAGGGGAAAGCGGGATGTAGAGTTGCCCCACTCCTGGAAAacaagggttaaaagcagccctggagagggctgttgcTGTgaaaggctaggctgattggggaagcagccacagctgtggccagcttaatTGGGGCCCAGCTGGCcgataagagggctgtgggccagaagctgAAGGAGTCTCACTCTAGCCTGGGAGCGGGAAGGGGTAGCTGTCTAAGGGTGAGGTTCCTGAAGTGGAACAGTGCTGGGGTAGGACAAagggagctggggaactccagcctggTGAAGGCCtacaaaaggtactggggctgcagagaggcagcctagggataggcagaggcagctgatcCTACCCTCTTGCCAGTGATGAGCGgacattacagactgcagtctgccccagtgagcgggggctagatgatgactggcagtagccactgaggcaaggtgggtttagtggttgggggtttccctgggaggggagagccagattgtggggtactgctgggggcagaaacCCAAgggtaaggggcactggggtcc
The sequence above is a segment of the Mauremys mutica isolate MM-2020 ecotype Southern chromosome 12, ASM2049712v1, whole genome shotgun sequence genome. Coding sequences within it:
- the LOC123345241 gene encoding zinc finger protein 271-like, which produces MNPADGLKRENKETNPWQGGPEHAEPHGAFSGRSEGIVSEGEKAMESRRRSGRQHQAKQEDKPACHQRVPKGPQDSNVVTAEKPYKCSVCGRSFSQSSNLLTHQRLHTGERPYKCTSCGKSFNTSSALIVHRRTHTGEKSYRCPDCGRSFSEGSVLIKHWRTHTGEKPYKCSHCGKGFSQSSNLHAHQRVHTGERPYHCTDCGKHFSTSSNLSAHQRVHTGERPYKCPECGRSFSQQSNLISHQRTHLEEKSHLCPDCGEGFGTSAQLLTHRRSHAGDRPYKCPDCEKSFPSRSALITHQRTHTGEKPYECPDCQRGFTRRSDLNKHRRVHTGERPFRCASCGKSFSQSSHLITHKRLHEEAKPFKGSVRTTPTVLQEDDPGKDTQSRGNVSQSSAETSDGESHPAGKPHQCPDCGERFNTSSELNVHRRMHQEEKSRPRANTVQRLSGSNHNAREGADPEEEADLGKRLKVSPASPNTHPKTPLEEEFSSCISTEQSPQPTSSKVSACQRALSEGESLPCTGTEQSPVPAACRAEPRGRKARCDPSSAPLHHPAAKPFRCSECGKSFSQSSNLIKHQRTHTGERPYTCTVCKRNFNTSSTLIVHRRTHTGEKSYRCPDCGRSFRDSSVLIKHQRIHTGEKPYKCSQCGKDFAQSSNLHAHQRTHTGERPYHCPDCGRGFSQRSNLITHQRTHTEEKSYLCPDCGVGFGSRPALATHQRAHAEGRLHQCSDCQRSFARRSDLVKHWRTHTGERPYLCPQCGRSFSQSSHLVVHQRSHLPEKPYKCTDCGKSFSTSSHLLAHQGTHTA